The genome window TATCCTGTTTGTAGAAGCAACACGCATGCCAGGAGCCAAGGGATTTACCGTAACCGGTTCTATCGGAAATGTGATGCAGGAATCAGCCCGTGCCGCGCTCTCTTTAGTCCGCGCCAGAGCAGAGAAGTACAATATTCCGGCTGATTTCTTTGACAAGTCGGACCTCCACATTCACGTCCCTGCAGGGGCACAGCCTAAAGATGGTCCTTCCGCTGGAGTCACAATTACTACGGCCCTGGTCTCTTTATTGACCAACCGGCCGGTTAAGTCTGACGTGGGTATGACCGGAGAAATCACACTGCGGGGGCAAATTCTTCCCGTAGGGGGTATAAAGGAGAAAGTGCTCGCAGCGCATCGCGCTGGATTGAAAACCGTCATTCTTCCCAAATTGAATCAATCCGACCTGGATGAATTACCCGAAGAGGTTAAGAAGAGCATCCGGTTTGTGCTGGTTGACCAAATTGATGAAGTGTTAGAAGTAGCGGTTGAAGCGGTGGGGCAGGGTTTAGCCACCCCCTCACAGGCAAGGAAGCCTCGGAAAGGAAAAAAAACCGATGATGAAAATCATGCTGGTGGATGACGATCGTACCATGCAAGCCATCCTGAAAACCTTGCTGGAGATGGACAAGCATCAGGTAGTCCTCTGGGATGGCACCTCCGAGAGTGATATCTTTGCTCAAATTGTCCAAGAAATGCCGGACCTTATTCTTCTGGATTATTACTTAAGGGACAGAAACGGCATCGAGATCGTAAAGCAACTGCGTCAAGAACCACAGACCAGCCACATTCGGGTGATCATGACCTCTGGACAGTACTTAAGGGATGAATGTTTGGAAGCCGGTGCTGATGCTTTCCTGTTAAAGCCTTACATGCCTGACGAGTTATTAAGATTGCTTCATCAGGTTCAGCAAAATGGGTAACCCTTCTATTCGAGTCAGCATTCTGACCGTATCCGATCGATCGTTTCGCGGCGAAAGAGAAGACCTTTCTGGCCCCGCACTTATCCAAGCCATTCAGCAACTGGGGTGGGAGATTGTTCAAACCGGCCTGGCCCCCGATGAAAAAGAATCGATCTCCGCATGGTTGATACAAGTCTGCGACTCCGGAACAACCGACCTGATCTTAACTACCGGTGGGACAGGATTTGCTCCAAGGGATGTGACACCAGAAGCAACGCGGGCTGTGATTGAGCGAGAAGCCCCTGGACTGGCTGAAGCC of Anaerolinea thermophila UNI-1 contains these proteins:
- a CDS encoding MogA/MoaB family molybdenum cofactor biosynthesis protein, whose protein sequence is MGNPSIRVSILTVSDRSFRGEREDLSGPALIQAIQQLGWEIVQTGLAPDEKESISAWLIQVCDSGTTDLILTTGGTGFAPRDVTPEATRAVIEREAPGLAEAMRQKSLQITPHAMLSRAIAGIRKRTLIVNLPGSPKAAVENLQSIAVVIPHAVELLQESPSAEVGHYHPPKS
- a CDS encoding response regulator gives rise to the protein MMKIMLVDDDRTMQAILKTLLEMDKHQVVLWDGTSESDIFAQIVQEMPDLILLDYYLRDRNGIEIVKQLRQEPQTSHIRVIMTSGQYLRDECLEAGADAFLLKPYMPDELLRLLHQVQQNG